Proteins found in one Methylophilaceae bacterium genomic segment:
- a CDS encoding porin — protein sequence MNNKLKLAVAAALVAGASSAQAGIMIPAGDWTLDIGGVVNAYYTNTSFSGDTGAGAGPLGLGDGNADSVNNITTGLLPNYLSVSGKTRQNDLDVAFTISINPGASTTQAGFQGSQQENRQAFLTFGDASWGSIKLGKDLGIYASDAILNDMTLLGVGSSAGSLAGNTTTLGRIGTGFMYADWKSQVAYTSPNWNGFSFTVGVTQAFNAIGDGDISTDTTSAFSTRRGGSQSAYEGKASYEWTGDVAGKVWASFISQKVEGLSAFVSGSEVALSDDRATAFDIGTTVNVAGLGLTAYYGSGDGIGQTVQLAGGFDETGRSRDSDQWYVQATYALPTATKVGVSYGESTLDGNRVDGFSDIEDSMWVIGAYHPITKHLNLVAEYSESERDVNNRGAADETAKARTVSLGAILFF from the coding sequence TCAAGCGCACAAGCTGGTATCATGATCCCAGCTGGTGATTGGACACTAGACATCGGCGGTGTGGTAAACGCTTACTACACAAATACATCATTCAGCGGCGATACTGGAGCAGGTGCAGGTCCATTGGGTTTAGGTGATGGTAATGCTGATTCAGTAAATAACATCACAACAGGTTTGCTACCAAATTACCTATCAGTTTCTGGTAAAACACGTCAAAATGATTTAGATGTTGCTTTCACGATCTCTATTAACCCAGGTGCTTCTACAACACAAGCTGGTTTCCAAGGTTCACAACAAGAAAACCGTCAAGCATTCTTAACATTTGGTGATGCTTCATGGGGTTCTATCAAACTTGGTAAAGATCTTGGTATCTATGCATCAGATGCGATTCTTAACGACATGACCTTGTTAGGCGTGGGTTCAAGTGCTGGATCATTAGCTGGTAATACAACAACATTAGGTCGTATTGGTACTGGCTTTATGTATGCTGACTGGAAATCACAAGTGGCTTACACATCACCAAATTGGAATGGCTTTAGTTTCACAGTTGGTGTTACGCAAGCATTTAATGCTATTGGCGACGGCGATATTTCAACTGACACAACAAGCGCGTTTAGTACTAGACGTGGTGGTTCACAATCAGCTTACGAGGGTAAAGCATCTTATGAGTGGACTGGTGATGTTGCTGGTAAAGTGTGGGCATCATTTATTTCACAAAAAGTTGAAGGATTATCTGCATTTGTGTCTGGTTCTGAAGTTGCTCTAAGCGATGACCGCGCAACAGCTTTCGATATTGGTACAACTGTTAATGTTGCAGGTTTAGGTTTAACTGCTTACTATGGTAGTGGTGATGGTATTGGTCAAACAGTTCAATTAGCAGGTGGTTTTGATGAAACTGGTCGCTCACGTGATTCAGACCAATGGTATGTGCAAGCGACATACGCACTACCAACAGCAACTAAAGTTGGTGTGTCATATGGTGAGTCTACTTTAGATGGTAACCGTGTTGATGGATTTAGTGATATCGAAGATTCAATGTGGGTTATTGGTGCATACCACCCAATCACAAAACACTTGAACTTGGTTGCTGAATATTCAGAGTCAGAGCGTGATGTGAACAACAGAGGCGCTGCTGATGAGACAGCAAAAGCAAGAACAGTATCACTTGGTGCGATCTTATTCTTCTAG
- the ntrC gene encoding nitrogen regulation protein NR(I), which translates to MKPIWILDDDKSIRWVFEKALARSELAFKTFSSTADALAMLDTELPQVIVSDIRMPGGSGLDFLSEVKEKHPDIPVIIMTAYSDLESAVAAFQHGAFEYLAKPFDVDQAIDVIKRAVDETLRQEVESIALEETPEIIGQAPAMQEVFRAIGRLSRSHATVLINGESGSGKELVASALHRHSPRADNPFIAINTAAIPKDLLESELFGHERGAFTGAQAARLGRFEQADKGTLFLDEIGDMPADLQTRLLRVLSDGQFYRIGGHQPIKVNVRVIAATHQNLEECVKLGLFREDLFHRLNVIRLRLPALRERREDIPLLAKYFLQQSAVNLGVDAKVLSTDALKYLSTVNWSGNVRQLENVCHWLTVMAPGQNVDVADLPPELKENGSQKATNNSWQEALAQEVADALNRGEQGILDSITKDFERVMIKKALQHTGGRRIEAATQLGMGRNTLTRKIQELGIED; encoded by the coding sequence ATGAAACCAATTTGGATATTAGACGACGACAAATCGATACGCTGGGTATTTGAAAAAGCACTTGCCCGCTCGGAATTAGCCTTTAAAACTTTTTCCTCTACTGCCGATGCGCTAGCTATGCTCGATACAGAGTTACCGCAAGTGATTGTGAGCGATATCCGAATGCCAGGTGGTTCTGGCTTAGATTTTTTATCAGAAGTAAAAGAAAAGCATCCCGATATTCCTGTCATTATCATGACTGCTTATTCCGATTTAGAGAGTGCAGTTGCTGCATTTCAGCATGGTGCGTTTGAATATTTAGCAAAACCGTTTGATGTCGATCAAGCGATTGATGTGATTAAACGTGCTGTCGATGAAACACTACGCCAAGAAGTTGAAAGCATTGCCTTGGAAGAAACACCTGAAATAATTGGACAAGCGCCGGCCATGCAAGAAGTATTTCGCGCCATTGGCCGCCTTAGCCGCTCACACGCAACCGTATTGATTAATGGCGAGTCTGGCAGCGGGAAAGAGTTGGTCGCAAGCGCCTTACATCGGCACAGCCCTCGAGCAGATAATCCGTTTATTGCGATTAATACCGCTGCCATTCCGAAAGATTTATTAGAATCAGAATTATTTGGACATGAGCGTGGTGCCTTCACTGGCGCACAGGCAGCTCGACTCGGACGTTTTGAACAAGCCGATAAAGGCACATTGTTTTTAGATGAAATTGGCGATATGCCTGCCGATTTACAAACAAGACTATTGCGCGTGCTCAGTGATGGCCAGTTTTACCGCATTGGCGGTCACCAGCCTATTAAAGTCAATGTAAGAGTCATTGCAGCGACGCATCAAAACTTAGAAGAATGCGTTAAACTTGGCTTATTCCGCGAAGACTTATTTCACCGTTTAAATGTGATTCGCTTACGCCTACCTGCATTGCGCGAACGACGCGAAGATATCCCATTACTAGCAAAATACTTCTTACAACAAAGCGCAGTGAATTTAGGGGTGGATGCTAAGGTATTGTCTACAGACGCACTCAAGTATTTAAGCACAGTCAATTGGAGCGGCAATGTACGCCAGCTAGAAAACGTCTGTCACTGGCTGACTGTGATGGCACCAGGCCAAAATGTCGACGTGGCTGATTTACCCCCAGAGCTAAAAGAAAATGGCTCGCAAAAAGCAACAAACAATAGTTGGCAAGAGGCATTAGCGCAAGAAGTGGCCGATGCCCTCAATCGTGGTGAACAAGGTATTCTCGACAGCATTACAAAAGACTTCGAACGGGTCATGATCAAAAAAGCCTTACAACACACCGGTGGTCGCCGTATTGAAGCCGCAACACAACTTGGCATGGGTCGCAATACGCTCACCAGAAAGATACAAGAGTTGGGTATAGAGGATTAA
- a CDS encoding PAS domain-containing protein → MVQKIPACFTGLEYLASSVILLSANKQVIYMNPSAEILFALSSTQVVNNDISALFINCDILDTAIENATKNNNPLREHELIITTVRQESFSVTCTITPIDMHDAKILLEFQQMDQQLRIAKEDRMLIQQQANSELLRNLAHEIRNPLGGLRGAAQLLEHELPHQNLREYTQVIIKEADRLHSLMDRLLVPHRVPQYEPTNIHEVLERVRSLLLAESPNNIIVQRDYDTSLPELIGDREKLIQAVLNIARNAVQALLSHQVQEAKVTLRTRAERQVTLSKKRYRVAIKLEIIDNGPGIPADLLDKIFYPLVSGREGGSGLGLALAQTFITQHHGMIDCKSQPGNTCFTILLPVESTVIKHAMIAQ, encoded by the coding sequence ATGGTTCAAAAAATCCCAGCATGTTTTACAGGTTTAGAATATCTTGCCAGCTCTGTCATTTTGCTGAGTGCCAATAAGCAAGTGATCTACATGAATCCAAGTGCAGAGATATTATTTGCGCTTAGTTCAACTCAGGTGGTCAATAACGATATATCTGCCTTATTTATCAATTGCGACATTTTAGATACCGCTATCGAAAACGCGACTAAAAACAATAATCCATTAAGAGAGCATGAGCTAATCATCACCACGGTTCGCCAAGAGTCTTTTTCTGTCACCTGCACCATCACACCAATTGACATGCATGACGCAAAAATACTACTAGAATTTCAACAAATGGATCAGCAATTACGCATTGCAAAAGAAGATCGCATGTTGATTCAACAACAAGCAAACTCCGAATTATTGCGTAATTTAGCGCATGAAATTCGCAACCCATTAGGTGGATTAAGGGGCGCAGCGCAATTGCTAGAGCACGAGCTGCCACACCAAAATTTGCGTGAATATACGCAAGTGATTATAAAAGAAGCCGATAGACTACACAGTCTAATGGATAGGCTATTGGTGCCGCATCGTGTGCCTCAATATGAACCAACCAATATTCATGAAGTGCTTGAGCGGGTACGCAGCCTTTTATTAGCAGAATCGCCCAATAATATTATCGTACAGAGAGATTACGATACCAGCCTGCCAGAACTAATTGGCGATCGTGAAAAACTCATCCAAGCAGTACTCAACATCGCACGCAACGCTGTGCAAGCACTATTGTCACATCAAGTACAAGAAGCAAAAGTCACATTAAGGACGCGTGCGGAACGACAAGTCACATTAAGCAAAAAACGTTATCGCGTCGCCATTAAACTAGAAATCATCGATAATGGCCCTGGTATCCCTGCTGATTTATTGGATAAAATATTTTATCCTTTGGTCTCGGGTCGCGAGGGTGGATCAGGCTTAGGGCTTGCTTTAGCACAAACATTCATTACCCAACATCATGGCATGATTGATTGCAAAAGCCAGCCGGGCAATACCTGTTTCACTATTTTGTTACCAGTAGAAAGTACTGTCATTAAACATGCCATGATTGCACAATAA
- the glnA gene encoding type I glutamate--ammonia ligase has protein sequence MVMSVANVMKLIKENDIKFVDFRFTDTRGKEQHTSVPVSAFNEEKFTEGHAFDGSSIAGWKGIQASDMQLMPDASTANIDPFMDEPTLILTCDVIDPTDGKGYDRDPRSIAKRAEAYLKSSGIGDTAYFGPEPEFFIFDNVAWNVGMGGSSVKINSEEAAWQSGDSFEGGNTGHRPKVKGGYFPVPPVDSLHDIRSAMCMTLEEMGVPVEVHHHEVATAGQCEIGTQFSSLVQRADWTQILKYVVLNTAHAYGKTATFMPKPLLGDNGSGMHVHQSVWKDGKNLFAGDGYAGLSEFALFYIGGIIKHARALNAITNPSTNSYKRLVPGFEAPVKLAYSAKNRSASIRVPFVHSDKARRIEARFPDPTANPYLAFAALLMAGLDGVQNKIHPGEAATKDLYHLPPEEDAKIPTVASSLEQALQALQDGHEFLTRGGVFSQDWVDSYITFKMDEVTQQRMTPTPLEFDMYYSC, from the coding sequence ATTGTAATGTCCGTAGCAAATGTAATGAAGCTTATCAAAGAAAACGACATCAAATTTGTCGATTTCCGCTTTACAGACACTCGCGGTAAAGAGCAACACACCAGCGTTCCAGTGTCAGCATTTAACGAAGAAAAATTTACAGAAGGCCATGCTTTTGATGGCTCTTCTATTGCGGGCTGGAAAGGCATTCAAGCTTCTGATATGCAATTGATGCCTGATGCATCCACTGCAAATATTGATCCATTTATGGACGAACCAACATTAATCTTGACCTGTGATGTGATTGATCCAACAGATGGCAAAGGCTACGACCGTGATCCACGTTCCATTGCTAAGCGCGCTGAAGCTTACTTAAAATCAAGTGGCATTGGTGATACCGCTTACTTTGGCCCAGAGCCAGAGTTCTTCATTTTTGACAATGTTGCTTGGAATGTTGGCATGGGCGGCAGCTCAGTTAAAATCAACTCTGAAGAAGCCGCTTGGCAATCAGGCGACTCATTTGAGGGTGGCAATACAGGTCACCGTCCAAAAGTAAAAGGTGGTTATTTCCCAGTTCCTCCCGTTGATTCATTGCATGATATTCGCTCTGCAATGTGTATGACTTTAGAAGAGATGGGTGTGCCCGTTGAAGTACATCATCACGAAGTAGCAACTGCCGGTCAATGTGAAATTGGTACGCAATTTTCTAGTCTTGTGCAACGCGCAGACTGGACACAAATTTTAAAATACGTGGTTTTAAACACCGCGCACGCTTATGGCAAAACAGCAACCTTTATGCCAAAACCACTCCTTGGCGACAACGGCTCTGGTATGCACGTACATCAATCTGTATGGAAAGATGGTAAAAACCTGTTTGCAGGTGACGGCTATGCTGGATTGAGTGAGTTTGCGCTTTTTTACATTGGCGGCATTATTAAACATGCGCGTGCTTTAAATGCAATCACCAACCCAAGCACCAACTCATACAAACGTTTGGTACCAGGTTTTGAAGCGCCAGTTAAATTAGCTTACTCTGCCAAAAACCGCTCTGCTTCTATTCGCGTACCATTCGTACACTCTGATAAAGCACGTCGTATTGAGGCACGCTTCCCAGATCCTACTGCCAACCCATATTTGGCTTTTGCTGCATTACTCATGGCGGGTCTTGATGGCGTACAAAACAAAATTCATCCAGGTGAAGCAGCAACTAAAGATTTATACCATCTTCCACCAGAAGAAGATGCAAAAATCCCAACGGTTGCCTCTTCATTAGAGCAAGCATTACAAGCACTGCAAGATGGCCATGAGTTCTTAACTCGTGGCGGCGTCTTCTCGCAAGATTGGGTAGATTCCTACATTACATTCAAAATGGATGAAGTGACGCAACAACGCATGACACCAACACCATTAGAGTTTGATATGTACTACAGTTGCTAG
- a CDS encoding rhodanese-like domain-containing protein, which translates to MEAINEILKRAKKRAEDNKLAYSGALTPTEAYDVMEKAAHAVLVDVRTHAELALVGQVPNAMNIEWAFYPGMVANPDFAAHLEMQVDKEALVIFMCRTGGRSHHAAALAASLGFAEAYNMLEGFEGEANAEHQRTLINGWRHAGLPWHN; encoded by the coding sequence ATGGAAGCGATTAATGAAATACTCAAACGCGCAAAAAAACGGGCCGAAGACAATAAGCTCGCTTATTCTGGTGCACTGACCCCTACCGAAGCATATGACGTGATGGAAAAAGCAGCACATGCGGTTTTGGTTGATGTGCGTACACATGCAGAACTTGCATTGGTTGGTCAAGTGCCTAATGCTATGAATATTGAATGGGCCTTTTATCCTGGCATGGTGGCAAACCCGGATTTTGCCGCGCATTTAGAAATGCAAGTTGATAAAGAGGCGTTGGTTATCTTTATGTGTCGCACTGGCGGGCGCTCACATCATGCAGCCGCTTTGGCTGCATCTTTGGGGTTTGCAGAAGCCTACAATATGTTGGAGGGCTTTGAGGGTGAGGCGAATGCTGAGCATCAACGTACCTTAATTAATGGATGGCGTCATGCTGGGCTGCCTTGGCATAATTAA
- the aroE gene encoding shikimate dehydrogenase, producing the protein MTDKYAVLGHPIAHSKSPMIHAAFAKQTHQDISYEAILAPLDGFADTLKQLVADGYQGVNVTVPFKFEAFQLAHQRNMSVMNAEAANTLLFRENVIVAENTDGVGLVTDIQHNLAIALQGKRVLLIGAGGAAQGVAADIAKQLPSVFVVVNRSIEKVYTMQQKVAAIKEAPVTTITASLFESLGSQAFDIVINATSAGLTDSALPIPNGIFSSNTLAYDMMYGRETPFLQQARAAGARAVDGLGMLVEQAAHAFYLWRGVRPDTQAVIAQLRAN; encoded by the coding sequence ATGACAGATAAATATGCGGTATTAGGTCATCCAATTGCGCATAGCAAATCACCGATGATTCATGCTGCGTTTGCAAAACAAACGCATCAAGATATTAGTTATGAGGCGATATTGGCGCCGCTAGATGGTTTTGCTGATACGCTGAAGCAATTGGTGGCTGATGGTTATCAAGGTGTGAATGTCACAGTGCCATTTAAGTTTGAGGCGTTTCAGCTGGCACATCAGCGCAATATGAGTGTGATGAATGCGGAGGCGGCTAATACCTTATTATTTCGTGAAAATGTGATTGTTGCAGAGAACACGGATGGTGTTGGATTAGTGACCGATATACAGCACAATCTAGCAATTGCTTTGCAGGGAAAGCGTGTGTTGTTGATTGGTGCTGGTGGCGCCGCACAAGGTGTGGCTGCCGATATTGCTAAGCAATTGCCTAGCGTGTTTGTTGTGGTAAATCGCTCTATTGAAAAGGTTTATACCATGCAGCAAAAAGTGGCTGCAATAAAAGAGGCGCCTGTTACAACGATTACCGCTTCACTTTTTGAAAGCTTGGGAAGCCAAGCATTTGATATTGTCATTAATGCAACTTCCGCAGGATTGACGGATTCTGCCTTACCTATACCCAATGGCATTTTTTCATCGAATACACTGGCGTATGACATGATGTATGGTCGCGAAACACCCTTTTTGCAGCAAGCGCGCGCTGCTGGTGCAAGGGCGGTAGATGGGTTGGGTATGTTAGTCGAGCAGGCCGCACATGCATTTTACTTGTGGCGCGGCGTGCGCCCTGATACACAGGCGGTGATTGCACAACTGAGGGCTAACTAA